CCCTGACGCGGGACCGGGCCACCGCCCAGCGGTTCGTCACCAACACCCTCGGTCCCCTGGCCGAGGCGGACGCGGAGTTGCGCGAAGCGCTGCTCACCTACGTGCAGTGCGGCTTCAACACCACGCGGGCAGCGGCCACGCTGTACGCCCACCGCAACACGGTCGAACGCCGGGTGTCTCGCGCGAACAAGTTGTCGGCGGTCAAGGTCGAGGACAACCCCACCCACGTCGCGGCGGCGCTGCTCGTGCTGGAGGTGGCGCCCGACATCGCGGCAGTGGCCGGGTCCTAGGCCGCGTCGGCGCCTGACGGTCGCTCCACGCCGCGGTAGCGGCACAGCGCCGGCGCCGCGAGGAGGATGAGGGCCGCGAGGGTGACGAACGCCGTTGACGCGTGCGTCACCAGCACCCCGATGATGGTGGCCAGCACGACGCCGCCGAGGTTGCCGGACAGCCAGATGAGCCCGGCGGCCGTGCCCTCTGCCTCCGGGGCGTGCCGCTCGGTGAGCGCCAGCACGATCGGCAGGGCAGGTAGCAGGACGAGCCCCACGCCGATCAGCATCACGTAGGCCATCGCCGTGCTCGGAGCCCAGGCCAGCAGCAGGCACGCACCCGCCGTCAGGACGATGCTGACCCCCATGAACCGGACCTCGCGGCGGTGGCGGTCGGCCCAGACCGGCACCACGGCACTGGCGACGACGCCGGCGACCATCATGCCCGCCAGGATCAGTCCGGCGCTCGTCTCGGAGACACCCGCGGGCTCCAGCATCGGCTGGGCGTAGGTGGTGAGCGCCATGAACGCACCCATCGGGATCGCCACGACGGCACACAGCCGCCGCAGGTGGCGGTTGCCGAAGGCGGCGCGCAAGGACCGGAGCCCGTTCGTTGCGGGAATGGCGTTGGTGCCGGCCAGTGTTCGGACGAAGCGGAGTGCGACAAGCAGGCACAGCCCGGCAGCCATCGCGATGACCGCCGTGATGACCGTCAGGGTTCGGATGTGCTCCTCGC
This genomic window from Flexivirga oryzae contains:
- a CDS encoding MFS transporter, yielding MQGRIATVAYVTITREERTMSLREPGVRPTDEASTTDTSACAPTAKSRWSVIAAYAAMAAASQAILVNYAPVTGDAAHHFGVSITAIGWLSQVFPLLYVIVAIPAGLALDRYFRPALVAGAVLTVAGSFLRLVADDYSWALTGQLVAAVGQPFILNAVTGLAVVYLVAKDRTTGIAIASSAVFAGMVAGNLLGALLPGEEHIRTLTVITAVIAMAAGLCLLVALRFVRTLAGTNAIPATNGLRSLRAAFGNRHLRRLCAVVAIPMGAFMALTTYAQPMLEPAGVSETSAGLILAGMMVAGVVASAVVPVWADRHRREVRFMGVSIVLTAGACLLLAWAPSTAMAYVMLIGVGLVLLPALPIVLALTERHAPEAEGTAAGLIWLSGNLGGVVLATIIGVLVTHASTAFVTLAALILLAAPALCRYRGVERPSGADAA